In Caldicellulosiruptor obsidiansis OB47, a single window of DNA contains:
- the mtaB gene encoding tRNA (N(6)-L-threonylcarbamoyladenosine(37)-C(2))-methylthiotransferase MtaB, with the protein MRIAFYTLGCKVNQYETQAVAELFKESGFEIVDFDSKADVYVINTCTVTNMSDRKSRQAIKKAKKLSPESIVVVMGCYPQVYPHEVEKIRDIDIIIGTKDRQKIVDYVKEYLDNKKKIVAIDEGYKRESFEELKISEFNERSRAFIKIEEGCDQFCSYCIIPYARGAVRSRSLESIEEEVRRLVSNGYKEFVITGINISAYGKDLDGKITLIDVIERINEIEGVKRIRLSSLEPLIMSEQFISRLLSFDKLCHHLHLSLQSGSDKILKLMNRHYTTAQYQGIVERIKEKWDDVAFTTDIIVGFPGETEEDFNDTVKFVQEIGFSRIHVFRFSPKKGTKAYDMPNQIDSKEKERRSKVMKEVAANLSYQFHRKFVGKWLEVLIEQDSDFDGYYEGYSGNYIRTLVRKSHMIVPGEIYKVKITQAYEQYVKGEII; encoded by the coding sequence TTGAGGATTGCCTTTTATACACTTGGATGTAAGGTGAACCAGTATGAAACCCAAGCAGTGGCTGAACTTTTTAAAGAAAGCGGGTTTGAAATTGTCGACTTTGACAGCAAGGCAGATGTGTACGTGATAAATACATGTACGGTTACCAACATGAGCGATAGAAAGTCAAGACAGGCAATAAAAAAGGCTAAAAAACTTTCTCCGGAAAGTATCGTAGTTGTAATGGGATGCTATCCTCAAGTGTATCCCCATGAGGTTGAGAAAATAAGAGATATAGATATTATAATTGGAACTAAAGATAGACAAAAAATTGTTGATTATGTTAAAGAATATTTGGATAACAAAAAGAAAATTGTAGCAATAGATGAAGGATATAAAAGGGAATCATTTGAAGAACTCAAAATATCAGAATTTAATGAGCGCAGCCGAGCTTTCATAAAGATAGAAGAAGGTTGTGACCAGTTTTGTTCTTATTGTATAATTCCATATGCAAGGGGGGCAGTTAGAAGCAGAAGTTTAGAGAGTATTGAAGAGGAAGTTAGAAGACTTGTTTCAAATGGATATAAAGAATTTGTTATAACAGGAATTAACATCTCAGCTTATGGGAAGGATTTAGACGGGAAGATAACCTTGATAGATGTAATTGAGAGAATAAATGAGATTGAAGGGGTCAAGAGGATTAGACTAAGTTCTCTTGAACCACTTATCATGAGCGAACAGTTTATAAGTAGGCTATTGAGTTTTGATAAGCTGTGCCATCATTTGCATCTTTCCCTTCAAAGTGGCAGTGACAAAATATTGAAACTTATGAACAGGCATTACACTACAGCACAGTACCAAGGTATAGTAGAGAGAATAAAAGAAAAATGGGATGATGTAGCGTTCACCACTGATATTATAGTGGGTTTTCCGGGTGAAACAGAGGAAGATTTCAATGACACTGTAAAGTTTGTTCAGGAGATAGGTTTTTCACGAATTCATGTTTTTAGATTTTCGCCAAAAAAAGGTACTAAAGCCTATGATATGCCAAATCAAATAGATAGCAAAGAAAAAGAACGGCGAAGCAAAGTAATGAAAGAAGTGGCAGCGAACCTTTCATATCAATTTCACAGAAAGTTTGTTGGCAAGTGGTTAGAGGTTTTAATTGAACAAGATTCTGATTTTGATGGATATTATGAAGGGTATTCAGGAAATTATATCCGTACGTTAGTAAGGAAAAGTCATATGATAGTACCTGGTGAAATTTACAAGGTTAAGATTACACAGGCTTATGAACAATATGTCAAAGGAGAAATAATCTAA